The following is a genomic window from Oncorhynchus gorbuscha isolate QuinsamMale2020 ecotype Even-year unplaced genomic scaffold, OgorEven_v1.0 Un_scaffold_15034, whole genome shotgun sequence.
CCCAagtcccctcctgccggtagccaaccccaagtccccctcctgccggtagccaaccccaagtccccctcctgccggtagccaaccccaagtccccctcctgccggtagccaaccccaagtcccccCTCCTGGCCgggtagccaaccccaagtccccctcctgccggtagccaaccccaagtccccctcctgccggtagccaaccccaagtcctcctcctgccggtagccaaccccaagtcctgccctcctgccggtagccaaccccaagtctccctcctgccggtagccaaccccaagtctccctcctgccggtagccaaccccaagtctccctcctgccggtagccaaccccataagtctccctcctgccggtagccaacccccaagtctccctcctgccggtagccaaccccaagtctccctcctgccggtagccaaccccaagctctctcctcctgccggtagccaaccccaagtaCCCCTGCTGGTACCcaccccctcctgccggtagccaaccccacccctcctgccggtagccaaccctaAGTCCCCCTGCTGGTACCCCACGTCCCCTCTGCCGGTACCCCACCCTCAAGTGCCCCTGCTGGTACcctcctgccggtacccaaccccaccccaagtccacctgccggtacccaacccaaGTCCACCTGCCTGTTCCCACGTTCCCCTGCCGGTACCAAATCCCACCCCAAGTCCCCTCTGCCGGTACCCGACCCCaagtccccctgccggtacccgACCCCAAGTCCCTCCTGCCGGTACCCGACCCCAAGTCCCCCTGCCGGTACTCCGACCCCAAGTCCCTCTGCCGGTACCCGACCCCAAGTCcctcctgccggtacccaaccccacccctcctgccggtacccaaccctaAGTCCACCTGCCGGTTCCCCACGttcccctgccggtacccaaccccactcctcctgccggtagccaacccaaGTCCACCTGCCGAGTTCCCCACGctcccctgccggtacccaaccccacctccctcctgccggtacccaaccccactccaagtccctcctgccggtagccaacccaactccaagtctccctcctgccggtagccaacccctaagtctccctcctgccggtagccaaccccacaGTCCctctgccggtacccaaccccaccccaccctcctgccggtacccaaccccaccccacccctcctgccggtacccaaccccaccccaagtcccctcctgccggtagccaaccctcACCCCAGtctcctcctgccggtagccaaccccagcccctcctgccggtagccaaccccaaccccctcctgccggtagccaaccccagtccctcctgccggtagccaaccccactccctcctgccggtagccaaccccatcccctcctgccggtagccaaccccacccCTCCTGCCGGTAAACCAACCCCACCCcctcctgccggtacccaaccccaagtccccctcctgccggtagctaACTCCTAATTCTCCTGTTGTATCTAATCTTGTCCTCTTGCCGTACCTAACCCCACTCCCTTCCTGCCGGTAGCTAACTCCCATCTcttcctgccggtagccaacccacTCCAAGTCCCTCTCCTGCTGTAGCCAACCCAACTCCAAGTCCCTCCTGCCGGGTAGCCAACCCAAAGTCTCCTCCTGCCGGTAGCTAACTCCAAAGTTCCctctgccggtagccaacccaaAGTCTCCCTCCTGCCCGGTAGCTAACCCCAGTCCcttcctgccggtagccaacccaagtctccctcccctgcccgtagccaaccccaagtccccctgcTGGTACAACCCCACgtctccctcctgccggtagccaacccacAGAAGTCTCCCTCCTGATTCTGTTGTTAGCCAACCCCAAGTCTCCCTCCTGTTGTACCTAACCCCACCTTAAGTCCACTCTGCCGTTTCCCACGTTCCTGTTGCACCTAATCCGCACTTaaactctctgtctccctcctgccggtagccaaccccaagtctccctcctgccggtagccaaccccagtctccctcctgccggtagccaacccctaagtctccctcctgccggtagccaacccctaagtctcctcctgccggtagccaaccccaagtctcctcctgccggtagccaaccccaagtctccctcctgccggtagccaaccctaagtctccctcctgccggtagccaaccccaagtctccctcctgccggtagccaaccccaagtctccctcctgccggtagccaaccccaagtccccctgcTGGTACCCCACGTCCCCTGCCGGTACCCCACCCCAAGTGCCCCTGCTGGTaccccctgccggtacccaaccccacccctcctgccggtacccaaccccacccCAAGTCCACCTGCCGGTTCCCCACGttcccctgccggtacccaatcCCACCCCAAatcccctgccggtacccaaccccaagtccctctctgccggtacccaaccccacgTCCCCCTCCTGCCGGTGCCCAACCCCAcgtcccctcctgccggtagccaacccaactccaagtctccctcctgccggtagccaaccccaagtctccctcctgccggtagccaaccccaagtctcCCTCCTGCTGGTAGCCAATCCCCAcgtccccctgccggtaccccACCCCAAGTGCCCCTGCTGGTAcccccctgccggtacccaaccccaccccctcctgccggtacccaaccccacccCAAGTCCACCTGCCGGTTCCCCACGttcccctgccggtacccaatcCCACCCCAAatcccctgccggtacccaaccccaagtcccTCCTGCCGTACCCAACGTCCCCCTCCTGCCGGTATCCAACCCCAcgtcccctcctgccggtagcctaACCCCACGTCCcctcctgccggtacccaaccccacgtccccctcctgccggtagccaaccccacgTCCCCCTCCTGCCGGTTCCCAACCCCACGTCCCCCTCCTGCCGGTTCCCAACCCCACGTCCCCTCCTGCCGGTTCCCAACCCCACGTCCCCTCCTGCCGGTTCCCAACCCCATCGCCCCCTCCTGCCGGTTCCCAACCCCACGTCCACCTGCCGGTACCCCACCCCAAGTCCACCTGCCGGTTCCAACCCCATGTGCCCCTGCTGGTACCCAACCACACCCCAAGTCCACCTGCCGGTACCCCAcgtccccctgccggtacccaaccccacctAAGTCCTCCTGCCGGTACCTAACCCCACATCcctcctgccggtacccaaccccacctCTCCTGCCGGTACTCCCACCCCAGCCCCTCCTGCCGGTTCCAAACCCCAACTGCCCCTGCTGTACCCCCGCCGTACCCAAccccaccagtccctcctgccggtacccaaccccaagtcccTCTGCCGGTACTCCAACCCCAAGTCcctcctgccggtacccaaccccaagtccctctgccggtacccaaccccaagtccctctgccggtacccaaccccaagtcctcctgccggtacccaaccccaagtcctcctgccggtacccaaccccacgtcctcctgccggtacccaaccccaagtccccctgccggtacccaaccccaagtccctctgccggtacccaaccccaagtccccctgccggtacccaaccccaagtacctcctgccggtacccaaccccaagtACCTCCTGCCGGTACCTAACCCCAAGTCcacctgccggtacccaacctaACCCACGTTCCCCTGCCGCTACCCCACCCCAAGTCCACCTGCCGGTACCTAACCCCAAGtacccctgccggtacccaaccccaaaTCCTCCTGCCGGTACCTAACCCCAAGTCCACCTGCCGGTACCTAACCCCAAACCCCTCTGCCGGTACCTAACCCCATAATCCCCCTGCCGGTACCTAACCCCAAATCCTctctgccggtacccaaccccaaaTCCTCCTGCCGGTACCTAACCCCAAATCCACCTGCCGGTACCTAACCCCaagtccccctgccggtacccaaccctaACCCACGTCCCCTGCCGCtacccaaccccaagtccccctgccggtacccaaccccaagtccctctgccggtacccaaccccaagtccccctgccggtacccaaccccaagtccccctgccggtacccaaccccaagtccctctgccggtacccaaccccaagtccccctgccggtacccaaccccaagtcccctCTGCCGGTACCCCAACCCCAAGTCcctcctgccggtacccaaccccaagtcccctgccggtacccaaccccaagtcccctgccggtacccaccacaaagtccccctgccggtacccaacacaaagtcccctcctgccggtacccaacccaaagtcccctcctgccggtacccaacccaaagtcccctcctgccggtagccaaccccacccaagtcccctcctgccggtagccaaccccaagtccccctgccggtacccaagtCCCCTTCTGCCGGGTAGAAGCACCCTGTCCCTCTGCCGGTACCCAAACTCCACCCTCCTGCCGGTGGCTCCAAACCCACCCTCCTGCCGGTGGCCTAACCCCACGTCCACCTGCTGTACTAACCCCACGTCCACTCTGCTGTTCCTAACCCTAATTTCTCCTGCCGGTACCCCACTCCTAAGTCTACCTGCCAGTTCCAACCCTGCGCCCTGCTGATACCTCTTCTCTGTACTCTAACCACACCCCAAGTCcacctgccggtacccaacctaGTCCTGCCGGTACCTAACCCAAgtcccctgccggtacccaacccaaGTCCACCTGCCGGGGTACCCCACTAACCTAAGTCCAACCCCACCCTAAGTCCCTCTGCCGGTACCTAACCCCAAATCCCCTGCCGGTACCCCACACCACGTCCTCTGCCTGTACCTCAGTCCACCTGCCGGTTCCCACGCTCCCTGTACCCCAACCCCACCCTGTCCCTCTGCCGGTACCCTAACCCCAAATCCTGCCGGTACACCATTGCCGGTACCCCACACCACGCCCCTGCCGGTTCCCACCCCACATTCCCTGCCAGTACCTCACCCTCAAGTCCCTTCTGCCGTACCCAACCCACCTCCCTGCTGGTACCTAACTCACGTCACCCTGCCGGTACAACCACGCTGCCCCTAACCCTAAATCCCCTGCCGGTACCCCACACCACGCCCTCTGCCGGGTACCCCACACGCCCCTGCCGGTTCCCCACCCCACATTCTCCTGCCAGTACCCCACCCCaagtccccctgccggtacccaaccccacctCCCTGCCGGTACTCTAACTCACGCTACTCCTGCCGGTACTAACCCACGTCCTCTGCCGGTACTCTAATCAGAATCTCACGCCCCTCTGCCGGTACCAGAAGATCTACAGGAGGGAGATATTTATCCTCTTCAGACCCAAAGAAAGCAGTGTGTACTACTCAGCACCATGGCCGAGCCGCAGGTCAGCAGGATACAGAAAGCCAAGAAGACGTTGAGTGGCCAGGGAGGCAACGAGGGGAACAGGGAATGAACTGATCACTGTTACCTAGGAACACAATCACCACCTAACTGATCAAATTGAACAACAAGACAAAAGGCCCTCAAATCAGTGGGTGGAACTACAGGACCAGCAGAGACACA
Proteins encoded in this region:
- the LOC124030751 gene encoding proline-rich receptor-like protein kinase PERK2; this translates as PTPRPPPAGSQPHVPLLPVPNPTSPPAGSQPHVPSCRFPTPSPPPAGSQPHVHLPVPHPKSTCRFQPHVPLLVPNHTPSPPAAPPAGSKPQLPLLYPRRTQPHQSLLPVPNPKSLCRYSNPKSLLPSTCRFPRSLYPNPTLSLCRYPNPKSCRYTIAGTPHHAPAGSHPTFPASTSPSSPFCRTQPTSLLVPNSRHPAGTTTLPLTLNPLPVPHTTPSAGYPTRPCRFPTPHSPASTPPQVPLPVPNPTSLP